The genome window TCTCAGCTGTTTTTGTTCTTCTTACCTCTAACGGAATATTCATTGGATATAAACGATAATCTTCTTTTTCTAACAAAAATAAATTTTCTTCTAATCTTATTTCTTTTCCTTTTGTCACAATCATTGTATTTAATTCTAAAGGCATGCCCATTTTTCATTCCCCTTCTCTATTTTTTTCTCTTTCGTAATATGTTACCGGCAATCAAGGCTCCTTGCATGACCATGAAATCGGAACATCAACTAAGATAATAAAGCTTACTTTTTATTTTACCATCCTTTCCGTTTGTTTTTTCATCCAACTGGTTAAGGAAGTGACCACTTTTCGATTTGTAGCTGGAGGAAAGTAGTGAGTTAACTCTGGAAAATACCAAGAG of Niallia circulans contains these proteins:
- a CDS encoding DUF2584 domain-containing protein — protein: MGMPLELNTMIVTKGKEIRLEENLFLLEKEDYRLYPMNIPLEVRRTKTAEISGIATIEKLQWEKTKTSITYKLISLNSTN